In Methylocystis echinoides, one genomic interval encodes:
- the rfbH gene encoding lipopolysaccharide biosynthesis protein RfbH yields MSNAVSQAERLRAQILDLVGEYHRLAHPPAGFTPGQSPAPVSGRVFDARDMQALVDSALDFWLTTGRFNDAFETRLAAYVGARKALTVNSGSSANLVAFSALTSPTLRQRALQPGDEVITCATGFPTTVNPILLWGMVPVFVDVDIPTYNIDVDAVEAAITPKTKAIMVAHTLGNPFNARRVKELCARHGLWLIEDCCDALGAMVDGQHVGAFGDVGTLSFYPAHHITMGEGGAVFTNNNHLAKAMESFRDWGRDCYCAPGRDNSCNKRFGWRLGDLPKGYDHKYVYSHLGFNLKITDMQAAVGLAQMDHLESFIVARRHNFNLLKAVLAELETFFILPEATAGTEPSWFGFPLTLRPDAPFTRDALVVHLNQKKIGTRLLFGGNLVRQPYMKGRAFRVSGDLKNADVVVDRTFWIGVYPGLTEQHVAYMLDAITDFCRQNSMKAAV; encoded by the coding sequence ATGAGCAACGCAGTGTCGCAGGCTGAACGGCTTCGCGCGCAGATCCTCGATCTCGTCGGGGAGTATCATCGCCTCGCGCATCCTCCCGCCGGCTTTACCCCCGGCCAGTCTCCGGCCCCGGTCTCCGGCCGCGTCTTCGACGCGCGCGATATGCAGGCGCTCGTCGATTCGGCACTCGACTTCTGGCTGACGACGGGACGCTTCAACGATGCATTCGAGACGCGGCTCGCCGCTTATGTCGGCGCGCGCAAGGCGCTCACGGTCAATTCCGGTTCGTCCGCCAACCTCGTCGCCTTCTCGGCCTTGACGTCGCCGACGCTGAGACAGCGCGCGCTGCAGCCGGGCGACGAAGTCATCACCTGCGCCACGGGCTTTCCGACGACGGTCAATCCGATCCTGCTGTGGGGCATGGTTCCGGTCTTTGTCGACGTCGACATCCCGACCTATAATATCGACGTCGACGCCGTCGAGGCGGCGATCACGCCGAAGACCAAAGCGATCATGGTCGCTCATACGCTCGGCAATCCTTTCAACGCGCGCCGCGTCAAGGAGCTTTGCGCGCGTCATGGCCTCTGGCTCATCGAAGATTGCTGCGACGCGCTGGGCGCGATGGTCGACGGCCAGCATGTCGGGGCTTTCGGCGACGTCGGCACGCTTTCCTTTTATCCGGCCCATCACATCACCATGGGCGAGGGGGGCGCGGTCTTCACGAACAATAATCACCTTGCAAAAGCCATGGAGTCGTTTCGCGACTGGGGCCGCGACTGCTATTGCGCGCCCGGCCGCGACAACAGCTGCAACAAGCGCTTCGGCTGGCGGCTCGGCGATCTTCCCAAGGGCTATGACCACAAATATGTCTATTCGCATCTGGGCTTCAATCTGAAGATCACCGACATGCAGGCGGCCGTAGGGCTCGCGCAGATGGACCATCTGGAAAGCTTCATCGTCGCGCGCCGTCACAATTTCAATTTACTGAAGGCGGTCCTCGCAGAACTCGAAACGTTTTTCATCCTTCCCGAAGCGACCGCCGGAACGGAGCCCTCCTGGTTCGGCTTTCCGCTGACGCTGCGCCCCGACGCGCCCTTTACGCGCGATGCGCTGGTGGTCCATCTCAATCAAAAGAAGATTGGCACGCGCCTGCTGTTCGGCGGCAATCTCGTGCGCCAGCCCTATATGAAGGGGCGCGCTTTCCGCGTCAGCGGCGACTTGAAAAACGCCGACGTCGTCGTCGACCGCACATTCTGGATCGGCGTTTATCCGGGCCTCACGGAGCAGCATGTCGCTTACATGCTCGACGCGATCACGGACTTCTGCCGGCAAAACAGCATGAAGGCGGCGGTCTGA
- the rfbG gene encoding CDP-glucose 4,6-dehydratase yields the protein MERRPREVEDLVIGSAFWLGRRVFVTGHTGFKGSWLTLMLARLNARATGYALAPPTRPSLFALAKAADHIEDQRGDVRDLDAVTRAMSAAAPEIVIHMAAQPLVRASYADPIGTYATNVMGTAHVLEAARRVESVRLVLVVTTDKCYENRDWLWGYRETDALGGHDPYSNSKACAELVTAAYRDSFCRAKDICVVSARAGNVIGGGDFAADRILPDALRAFVAGRALKVRQPKAVRPWQHVLEPLSGYLALIERAFSATPDARLDGGFNFGPGPESERSVEDLLTHFISAWGAPAIWERDGDDHPHEARLLRLDTAKARELVHWTPLLDFQQAAQWTAHWYRAFVDGADMADVTQQQIDRYLGSRVRLTSPFADDAKDKRHEQRSVAG from the coding sequence ATGGAACGCCGGCCGCGCGAAGTGGAGGATCTGGTGATCGGCTCTGCATTCTGGCTCGGCCGGCGCGTATTCGTGACCGGCCACACCGGCTTCAAGGGCTCCTGGCTGACGCTCATGCTCGCGCGGTTGAACGCGCGCGCCACCGGCTATGCGCTGGCGCCGCCGACGCGGCCCAGTCTTTTCGCCCTGGCGAAGGCCGCCGATCACATCGAGGATCAGCGCGGCGACGTGCGCGATCTCGATGCGGTGACGCGCGCGATGTCGGCCGCTGCGCCGGAGATTGTGATCCACATGGCGGCGCAGCCGCTCGTGCGCGCCTCCTACGCCGACCCGATCGGCACCTACGCCACAAACGTGATGGGCACGGCGCATGTGCTCGAAGCCGCGCGCCGGGTCGAGAGCGTGCGGCTCGTTCTCGTCGTCACCACGGACAAATGCTACGAGAACCGCGATTGGCTGTGGGGCTATCGCGAGACCGACGCGCTCGGCGGGCATGACCCTTATTCCAACAGCAAGGCCTGTGCGGAGCTCGTCACGGCCGCCTACCGCGATAGTTTCTGCCGCGCCAAAGATATTTGCGTCGTCTCGGCGCGCGCGGGGAATGTCATCGGCGGGGGTGATTTCGCCGCCGACCGCATCCTGCCCGACGCTTTGCGCGCCTTTGTCGCGGGCCGCGCGCTGAAGGTGCGCCAGCCGAAGGCCGTGCGGCCCTGGCAGCATGTGCTGGAGCCGCTCTCCGGCTATCTGGCGCTGATCGAGAGAGCTTTCTCGGCGACGCCCGACGCGCGTCTCGACGGCGGCTTCAACTTCGGCCCCGGGCCGGAGTCTGAACGCAGCGTCGAGGATCTGCTCACGCATTTCATATCGGCCTGGGGCGCCCCCGCGATATGGGAGCGCGACGGCGACGATCATCCGCATGAGGCGCGGCTGCTGCGGCTCGACACGGCCAAGGCGCGCGAGCTCGTTCACTGGACGCCGCTCCTGGATTTCCAGCAGGCCGCGCAATGGACGGCGCATTGGTATCGCGCCTTCGTCGACGGCGCCGACATGGCGGATGTCACGCAACAACAAATCGACCGCTATCTCGGCAGCCGCGTGCGGCTGACCTCGCCTTTCGCGGACGACGCCAAGGACAAGAGACATGAGCAACGCAGTGTCGCAGGCTGA
- the rfbF gene encoding glucose-1-phosphate cytidylyltransferase produces the protein MKVVVLTGGLGTRLAEETSVRPKPMVEIGGRPILWHIMKIYSAHGFNEFVLCLGYKGYCIKEFFSNYFLHMSDVTFDMRTQEMEVHRRAAEPWRVTLVDTGDATMTGGRIKRIIDYVKDDDVFALTYGDGVSDIDLTAQLAFHRAHGKMATVAAVRPEMRFGAMTLAGDRVTAFAEKPVAESAYVSGGFFLLSPKVGELIEGDDTVWEHEPINWLAANDELRAFEHTGFWRPMDTLRDKLFLEEEWNAGRAKWRIW, from the coding sequence ATGAAAGTAGTGGTGCTGACGGGCGGTCTGGGCACGCGTCTCGCGGAAGAGACCTCGGTGCGCCCGAAACCGATGGTGGAGATCGGCGGCCGCCCGATCCTCTGGCACATCATGAAAATCTATTCGGCGCACGGCTTCAACGAATTCGTGCTGTGCCTGGGCTACAAGGGTTATTGCATCAAGGAGTTCTTCTCCAACTATTTCCTGCACATGTCGGATGTCACCTTCGACATGCGCACGCAGGAGATGGAGGTTCATCGTCGCGCGGCGGAGCCCTGGCGCGTGACGCTGGTCGACACCGGCGACGCCACCATGACGGGCGGCCGCATCAAGCGAATCATCGACTATGTGAAGGACGACGACGTCTTTGCGCTCACCTATGGCGACGGCGTCTCCGACATCGACCTGACCGCGCAACTCGCCTTCCATCGCGCGCATGGGAAGATGGCGACGGTCGCCGCCGTGCGACCGGAAATGCGATTCGGCGCGATGACGCTCGCCGGCGACCGCGTCACGGCCTTCGCCGAAAAACCCGTCGCTGAAAGCGCCTATGTCAGCGGCGGTTTCTTCCTGCTCTCGCCGAAAGTCGGCGAGCTCATCGAAGGAGATGACACCGTCTGGGAGCACGAGCCGATCAACTGGCTCGCAGCGAATGACGAATTGCGCGCCTTCGAGCACACGGGCTTCTGGCGGCCGATGGATACGCTGCGCGACAAGCTCTTCCTCGAAGAAGAATGGAACGCCGGCCGCGCGAAGTGGAGGATCTGGTGA
- a CDS encoding helicase-related protein, with the protein MAPLPPGARAAAHGVTAVLGPTNTGKTHHAIERMLSFPSGAIGLPLRLLAREVYNRVVAKAGAANVALVTGEEKIKPRAPAYWISTVEAMPRDIDVDFVAIDEIQLAADLDRGHIFTDRLLRWRGRQETLLIGAGTMAPMIGELFPGAPIFTRPRLSRLSFAGDKKISRLPPRSAIVAFSAEEVYAIAEWIKRARGGAAVVLGALSPRTRNAQVELFQSGDVDYIVATDAIGMGLNLDVDHVAFASDRKFDGWRYRRLTPAEFGQIAGRAGRHMSDGAFGATARCPPFEEELIEALEDHRFDPVQLLQWRNSDLDFSSPRALLNSLEKTPDHPRFTRAPIAVDQLALEAASRDEVAQKNAKAPADVARLWEACQIPDYRKTSPQAHAELALSVFSFIARKGRIPADWMARQIAAVDRVDGDIDTLSYRLAQVRTVSFIANRSGWLDDAEHWQSVARRVEDSLSDALHHRLTQRFVDRRTSVLMRRLRENAMLEAEINAAGDVLVEGQHVGSLQGFRFTPDPGAAGEAAKALNAAAQKALAGEFEARATRVFDAVDDAFVLGNDGVIRWLGEPVAKIAAGASVLAPTTRVLADEQLTGAALEKVQTRLNLWLAQHVKKLLGPLEQLEKGEGLEGVTRGVAFQLAEELGVLDRARVAKEVKSFSQEDRGALRKLGVRFGAYHIYLPLLLKPAPRTLASLLWALQHGGLDNVKGLDEVPHLAASGRTSFAADATIHKGFYRAAGFRVCGDRVVRVDILERLADLIRPAIAYKPGVTAGDPPPGAADGEGFVVTVAMTSLTGCSGEAFSSILKSLGYGATQRPGPAITAPLIPAAPTEPIAPKPAEGDATAETAPEAPEAPEAPAEAVEPMATEANAPEAPIAAEAAPEAPQTEGEVEAAAATAEASPEAPVEAVAEEAPATIEVWAPQRHAHTGGPRRHGAPQRREGGAEGERRPPRRDRPRPAEAGAAPEGAPRNASKPRFDKNRPDRGGPRDERRPRPAGGPPAEKRARQPDPDSPFAKLAALKAELEKKGKG; encoded by the coding sequence ATGGCGCCGCTCCCGCCGGGCGCCCGCGCCGCCGCCCATGGGGTGACGGCGGTGCTCGGCCCCACCAACACCGGAAAAACCCATCACGCCATCGAGCGCATGCTCTCCTTTCCGAGCGGCGCCATCGGGTTGCCGCTGCGGCTTCTGGCGCGCGAGGTCTACAATCGCGTCGTCGCCAAGGCCGGCGCCGCCAATGTCGCGCTGGTCACCGGCGAAGAGAAGATCAAGCCGCGGGCGCCGGCCTACTGGATCTCGACGGTCGAGGCGATGCCGCGCGACATCGACGTGGATTTTGTCGCGATCGACGAGATTCAGCTCGCCGCCGATCTCGATCGCGGCCATATTTTCACCGACCGGCTCTTGCGCTGGCGCGGGCGGCAGGAGACGCTGCTGATCGGCGCCGGCACCATGGCGCCGATGATTGGCGAGCTTTTTCCGGGCGCGCCCATCTTCACGCGCCCGCGCCTGTCTCGCTTGAGTTTCGCCGGCGACAAGAAAATCTCCCGCCTGCCCCCGCGCAGCGCCATCGTCGCCTTCTCCGCCGAGGAAGTCTACGCCATCGCCGAATGGATCAAGCGCGCGCGCGGCGGGGCCGCCGTCGTGCTCGGCGCGCTCAGCCCCCGCACCCGCAACGCCCAGGTGGAGCTCTTCCAATCCGGCGACGTCGACTATATCGTCGCGACCGACGCCATCGGCATGGGCCTCAATCTCGACGTCGACCATGTGGCCTTCGCTTCGGACCGGAAGTTCGACGGCTGGCGCTACCGCCGCCTCACCCCGGCGGAATTCGGCCAGATCGCCGGGCGCGCGGGACGCCATATGAGCGACGGCGCCTTTGGCGCGACCGCGCGCTGCCCGCCTTTCGAGGAAGAGCTGATCGAGGCCCTGGAGGATCACCGCTTCGATCCGGTCCAGCTTCTGCAGTGGCGCAACAGCGACCTCGATTTTTCGTCGCCGCGCGCCCTGCTCAATTCGCTCGAAAAGACGCCCGACCACCCCCGCTTTACCCGCGCCCCCATCGCCGTCGATCAGCTGGCGCTGGAGGCGGCGAGCCGCGACGAGGTCGCGCAGAAAAACGCCAAGGCGCCAGCCGACGTCGCAAGGCTATGGGAAGCCTGCCAAATTCCCGACTATCGGAAAACCTCGCCGCAGGCCCACGCCGAGCTCGCGCTGTCAGTGTTTAGCTTCATTGCGCGAAAAGGCAGGATTCCCGCCGACTGGATGGCGCGCCAGATCGCCGCCGTCGACCGGGTCGACGGCGACATCGACACGCTCTCCTACCGGCTCGCGCAGGTGCGCACGGTGAGCTTCATCGCCAACCGATCCGGCTGGCTCGACGACGCCGAGCATTGGCAGAGCGTCGCGCGTCGGGTAGAGGACAGCCTGTCCGACGCGCTGCATCACCGCTTGACGCAGCGTTTCGTCGATCGCCGCACCAGCGTGCTGATGCGCCGCCTAAGAGAGAACGCAATGCTCGAAGCCGAAATTAACGCCGCCGGCGACGTCCTGGTCGAAGGCCAGCATGTCGGGAGCCTCCAGGGTTTTCGCTTCACGCCGGACCCGGGCGCGGCGGGCGAGGCCGCCAAGGCCTTGAACGCCGCCGCCCAAAAGGCCCTCGCCGGGGAGTTCGAGGCGCGGGCGACGCGCGTCTTCGACGCGGTGGACGACGCATTCGTGCTCGGCAATGACGGGGTCATCCGCTGGCTCGGGGAGCCTGTCGCCAAGATCGCCGCCGGCGCGAGCGTGCTGGCGCCCACGACGCGCGTTCTGGCCGACGAGCAATTGACCGGGGCGGCGCTGGAAAAGGTCCAGACGCGCCTCAATCTCTGGCTGGCGCAGCATGTGAAGAAACTGCTGGGGCCGCTCGAGCAGCTCGAAAAGGGCGAGGGTCTCGAGGGCGTGACGCGCGGCGTCGCCTTCCAGCTCGCCGAGGAGCTCGGCGTCCTCGACCGCGCCCGCGTCGCCAAGGAGGTCAAGAGTTTCTCCCAGGAGGACCGCGGCGCGCTGCGCAAGCTCGGCGTGCGCTTCGGCGCCTATCACATCTATCTGCCGCTGCTGCTGAAGCCCGCGCCGCGCACGCTCGCGTCGCTGCTCTGGGCGCTCCAGCACGGCGGGCTCGACAATGTGAAGGGGCTCGACGAAGTCCCGCATCTCGCCGCCTCGGGACGCACCTCATTCGCCGCGGACGCCACGATCCACAAGGGTTTCTACCGCGCCGCCGGATTCCGAGTCTGCGGCGACCGCGTCGTGCGCGTCGATATTCTGGAGCGCCTCGCCGATCTCATTCGCCCGGCGATCGCCTATAAGCCGGGGGTCACCGCCGGCGACCCGCCGCCCGGCGCGGCCGACGGCGAGGGCTTCGTCGTCACCGTGGCGATGACCTCGCTCACCGGCTGCTCGGGCGAGGCCTTTTCCTCCATCCTGAAATCGCTCGGCTACGGCGCGACCCAGCGTCCCGGTCCGGCGATCACCGCGCCGCTGATCCCGGCCGCCCCGACCGAGCCGATCGCCCCGAAACCCGCCGAGGGCGACGCGACTGCCGAAACAGCGCCTGAAGCGCCCGAAGCGCCCGAAGCGCCCGCCGAGGCCGTCGAGCCAATGGCGACGGAGGCCAACGCGCCGGAAGCGCCGATCGCCGCCGAAGCCGCGCCCGAGGCGCCGCAAACGGAGGGCGAGGTCGAAGCCGCGGCCGCCACCGCCGAGGCGTCCCCCGAAGCGCCCGTGGAAGCTGTGGCGGAAGAAGCCCCGGCGACGATCGAGGTTTGGGCGCCCCAGCGCCACGCCCATACGGGCGGACCCCGCCGCCATGGCGCGCCGCAACGCCGGGAAGGCGGCGCCGAAGGCGAGCGCCGGCCGCCGCGGCGCGACCGGCCGCGTCCGGCCGAAGCGGGCGCGGCGCCGGAGGGCGCTCCGCGCAACGCCAGCAAGCCGCGTTTCGACAAGAACCGCCCCGACCGTGGCGGCCCCCGTGACGAGCGCCGGCCCAGGCCGGCAGGCGGCCCCCCGGCTGAAAAGCGCGCGCGCCAGCCCGACCCGGACTCGCCCTTCGCGAAGCTCGCCGCGCTCAAGGCGGAGCTCGAGAAGAAGGGCAAGGGCTGA
- a CDS encoding mannose-1-phosphate guanylyltransferase/mannose-6-phosphate isomerase yields MQKILPVIMCGGSGTRVWPESRETLPKQFIPLVGERSTFQTTIAMLADPAFETPIVISNKDYRFLIADQLRQIGAEADIVLEPSRRDSGPAVAVAAGLAARRAPETVVVVLAADHVVRDRAGLAELCKKAGEAAAEGFIVTLGVKPDHPATGYGYLQPGAPIHPGGEVLKLDAFVEKPDRETAQRYIDAGYYWNSGNFIFRADVMQAEIARFEPAIAEAAEAAIDGASKDLGACVLNAEAFARAPKKSIDYAVMEKTDKAALIPADIGWSDVGTWRAVWELSERDEFGNSVRGQGVVMDASNVHVRSEDTLTTVVGVNDVIVVTTQDAVLVLNHEHGDRVKQLVDQLKTQNRREAGEHKRIFRPWGYYQAIDEGQRYQVKRIVVKPGERLSLQKHFHRAEHWIVVRGTAEVGRDEELHLVHENESIYLPIGCKHRLTNPGKIDLELIEVQTGSYLGEDDIVRFEDVYNRG; encoded by the coding sequence ATGCAAAAAATCTTGCCGGTCATCATGTGCGGCGGTTCGGGCACGCGGGTGTGGCCCGAGTCGCGCGAGACCCTGCCCAAGCAGTTCATCCCGCTCGTCGGCGAGCGCTCCACCTTCCAGACCACCATCGCCATGCTGGCGGATCCGGCCTTCGAGACGCCGATCGTCATCTCCAATAAGGACTATCGCTTCCTCATCGCCGACCAGCTGCGCCAGATCGGCGCCGAGGCCGACATCGTCCTCGAACCCTCGCGCCGCGATTCCGGTCCGGCCGTCGCCGTGGCCGCCGGCCTCGCCGCGCGCCGCGCGCCGGAGACGGTCGTCGTCGTGCTCGCCGCCGACCATGTCGTGCGCGACCGCGCCGGCCTCGCCGAATTGTGCAAGAAGGCCGGAGAGGCCGCCGCCGAGGGCTTTATCGTCACGCTCGGCGTCAAGCCGGACCACCCGGCCACGGGTTACGGCTATCTGCAGCCCGGCGCGCCGATCCATCCGGGCGGGGAAGTGCTCAAGCTCGACGCCTTCGTCGAAAAGCCAGACCGCGAGACGGCGCAGCGCTACATCGACGCCGGCTATTACTGGAACAGCGGCAATTTCATTTTCCGCGCCGATGTGATGCAGGCCGAGATCGCGCGTTTCGAGCCCGCCATCGCCGAAGCCGCCGAGGCGGCGATCGACGGCGCGAGCAAGGATCTCGGCGCCTGCGTGCTCAACGCCGAGGCCTTCGCCCGCGCGCCGAAAAAGTCCATCGACTACGCGGTGATGGAGAAGACCGACAAAGCGGCGCTGATCCCCGCCGACATCGGCTGGTCGGACGTCGGCACCTGGCGCGCGGTCTGGGAGCTTTCCGAGCGCGACGAATTCGGCAATTCGGTGCGCGGCCAGGGCGTCGTGATGGACGCCTCGAACGTCCATGTCCGCTCGGAAGACACGCTGACCACCGTCGTCGGCGTCAATGACGTCATCGTGGTGACGACGCAGGACGCCGTGCTCGTGCTCAACCACGAACATGGCGACCGGGTGAAGCAGCTCGTGGACCAGCTCAAGACGCAGAACCGCCGCGAAGCCGGCGAGCACAAGCGCATCTTCCGGCCCTGGGGCTATTATCAGGCGATCGACGAAGGCCAGCGCTATCAGGTCAAGCGCATCGTCGTGAAGCCGGGGGAGCGCCTCTCGCTGCAGAAACACTTCCATCGCGCCGAGCACTGGATCGTGGTGCGCGGCACCGCCGAGGTCGGCCGCGACGAGGAGCTGCATCTCGTGCACGAAAACGAGTCGATCTATCTGCCGATCGGCTGCAAGCATCGGCTCACCAACCCCGGCAAGATCGATCTGGAGCTGATCGAAGTGCAGACCGGCTCTTATTTGGGCGAAGACGATATCGTTCGTTTCGAGGACGTCTATAATCGGGGATAG
- a CDS encoding phosphoribosylanthranilate isomerase yields MTPDMPETIVKICGLSSPETLLAAIGAGADMAGFVFFEKSPRHIDLETARTLGLMAQGRIAKVALTVDAGDSALQEIVDALAPDMLQLHGKESPARVAAAKARFGLPVIKAVGVAAAGDVAAAQAYQGVADVLLFDAKPAPGAAVPGGAGVAFDWDLLRGISDKKWMLSGGLDAGNVAEALRRTGAPAVDVSSGVERERGVKDSALIEKFVSAVRSL; encoded by the coding sequence ATGACCCCGGACATGCCTGAGACGATCGTCAAAATCTGCGGCCTCTCGTCCCCCGAGACGCTGCTCGCCGCCATCGGGGCCGGCGCCGACATGGCGGGCTTCGTGTTCTTCGAGAAGAGCCCGCGCCATATCGATCTCGAAACCGCGCGCACGCTGGGCCTGATGGCGCAGGGGCGCATCGCCAAAGTGGCGCTGACCGTCGACGCCGGCGACTCTGCGCTGCAAGAGATCGTCGACGCGCTCGCGCCCGACATGCTGCAGCTCCATGGCAAGGAAAGCCCCGCGCGCGTCGCGGCGGCGAAGGCGCGCTTCGGGCTTCCGGTCATCAAGGCGGTCGGCGTCGCGGCGGCTGGAGACGTCGCTGCGGCGCAGGCTTATCAGGGCGTCGCCGACGTGCTGCTGTTCGACGCCAAGCCTGCCCCCGGCGCCGCTGTCCCGGGCGGCGCGGGCGTCGCCTTCGATTGGGATCTGTTGCGGGGGATCAGCGATAAGAAGTGGATGCTCTCCGGCGGCCTCGACGCCGGCAACGTCGCCGAGGCGCTGCGCCGCACCGGCGCGCCCGCCGTCGACGTGTCGTCCGGCGTCGAGCGCGAGAGGGGCGTGAAAGACTCCGCCCTGATCGAGAAATTTGTGTCCGCCGTCCGGTCGCTTTGA
- the trpB gene encoding tryptophan synthase subunit beta — protein sequence MTKPLPNSFRAGPDENGRFGIFGGRFVAETLMPLVLDLEQAYADAKDDPAFHEELKGLHKHYVGRPSPLYFAERITDYVREKAEPGKGAKVYFKRDELNHTGAHKINNVLGQILLARRMGKKRIIAETGAGQHGVATATACARFGLQCVVYMGAVDVERQKPNVFRMKMLGAEVIPVQSGARTLKDAMNEALRDWVTNVADTFYCIGTAAGPHPYPAMVRDFQSIIGNETRVQMQEMEGRLPDSLVACIGGGSNAIGLFHPFLDDPSVEIYGVEAAGHGISVPNGHAASLTGGKPGVLHGNRTYLLMDDDGQILEGHSISAGLDYPGIGPEHSWLHETGRVTYISATDKEALAAFQLCSKLEGIIPALEPSHALAKVLDLAPQKPMDHLMVMNMCGRGDKDIFTVAEHLGGM from the coding sequence GTGACCAAGCCGCTTCCCAATTCCTTCCGCGCCGGCCCGGACGAGAACGGCCGCTTCGGCATTTTCGGCGGCCGTTTCGTCGCCGAGACCTTGATGCCGCTCGTGCTCGACCTCGAACAGGCCTATGCGGACGCCAAGGACGATCCGGCCTTCCACGAGGAGCTCAAGGGACTCCACAAGCATTACGTGGGACGCCCCTCGCCGCTCTATTTCGCCGAGCGCATCACCGACTATGTGCGGGAGAAGGCCGAGCCCGGCAAAGGCGCCAAGGTCTATTTCAAGCGCGACGAGCTCAATCACACCGGCGCGCACAAGATCAACAATGTGCTGGGGCAGATTCTGCTCGCGCGGCGCATGGGCAAGAAGCGCATCATCGCCGAGACGGGCGCGGGCCAGCATGGCGTCGCCACAGCGACCGCCTGCGCGCGCTTCGGCCTGCAATGCGTCGTCTATATGGGCGCAGTCGACGTCGAGCGTCAGAAGCCGAACGTCTTCCGCATGAAAATGCTCGGGGCCGAAGTCATTCCCGTGCAGTCGGGCGCGCGCACCCTGAAGGATGCGATGAACGAGGCGCTGCGCGATTGGGTGACCAATGTCGCCGACACCTTCTACTGCATCGGCACGGCCGCCGGCCCGCATCCCTATCCGGCGATGGTGCGCGACTTCCAGTCGATCATCGGCAATGAAACGCGCGTCCAGATGCAGGAGATGGAGGGGCGTCTGCCCGATTCGCTCGTCGCCTGCATCGGCGGCGGCTCCAACGCCATCGGCCTCTTCCACCCCTTCCTCGACGACCCTTCCGTCGAGATCTACGGCGTCGAGGCGGCCGGCCACGGCATTAGCGTGCCCAACGGCCACGCCGCCTCGCTCACCGGCGGCAAGCCGGGCGTGCTGCACGGCAACCGCACCTATCTCTTGATGGACGATGACGGCCAGATTCTCGAGGGCCATTCGATCTCGGCGGGCCTCGATTATCCCGGCATCGGGCCGGAGCACAGCTGGCTGCACGAGACGGGCCGCGTCACCTACATCAGCGCGACCGACAAGGAGGCGCTCGCCGCCTTCCAGCTCTGCTCCAAGCTCGAAGGCATCATACCGGCGCTCGAACCCTCGCACGCGCTCGCCAAGGTGCTCGACCTCGCGCCGCAGAAGCCCATGGATCACCTCATGGTGATGAACATGTGCGGCCGCGGCGACAAAGACATTTTCACCGTCGCCGAGCATCTCGGCGGGATGTGA
- a CDS encoding heparan-alpha-glucosaminide N-acetyltransferase → MTARWGALDAARGLAVLAMVVFHLIWDLGHFGYIERTIPWSAPVKAFGHSIAFAFLFIAGASLVLAHRNGICWDAFWRRFAVVAGAAALVSVGTYVVFPSAFVFFGILHCIAAASLLSLPFLLLPWSAALAAGAAFFAAPYIVASSAFNSHWLQWLGLGTVEPLTQDWRPLFPWAGAMLLGVAAARAFVPLLTFKVQPVARGRKSALPFLGRHSLLIYLLHQPLLFGLFTALLIVAPPAEDTRDFIAACERSCVDEGSTQAYCHSFCVCTAKEAISGKALDGARDDAERGRRLQEMARRCMAR, encoded by the coding sequence ATGACGGCGCGCTGGGGCGCTCTCGATGCGGCGCGCGGGCTCGCCGTTCTGGCGATGGTCGTCTTTCATCTGATCTGGGACCTGGGGCATTTCGGCTATATCGAGCGCACGATCCCGTGGTCCGCGCCGGTGAAGGCCTTCGGCCATTCCATCGCCTTCGCGTTTCTGTTCATCGCCGGCGCCTCGCTCGTTCTCGCCCACCGCAACGGGATTTGCTGGGACGCCTTCTGGCGCCGCTTCGCCGTCGTCGCCGGGGCGGCGGCGCTGGTGAGCGTCGGGACCTACGTCGTTTTCCCGAGCGCCTTCGTGTTCTTTGGCATTCTGCATTGCATCGCGGCGGCGAGTCTGCTGTCGCTTCCCTTCCTGCTCCTGCCCTGGTCGGCGGCGCTCGCGGCCGGCGCGGCCTTCTTCGCCGCGCCTTACATCGTCGCGTCGTCCGCGTTCAATTCACATTGGCTGCAATGGCTGGGCCTCGGGACGGTCGAGCCGCTGACGCAGGATTGGCGGCCGCTCTTTCCCTGGGCGGGGGCCATGCTGCTGGGCGTGGCGGCGGCGCGGGCGTTCGTTCCTTTGTTGACGTTCAAGGTCCAGCCCGTCGCGCGCGGAAGGAAAAGCGCGCTGCCCTTTCTCGGCCGTCACAGCCTGCTGATCTATCTCCTGCATCAGCCGCTGCTCTTCGGCCTGTTCACGGCGCTGCTGATCGTCGCGCCGCCGGCGGAGGATACGCGCGACTTCATCGCCGCATGCGAGAGAAGCTGCGTCGATGAGGGTTCGACGCAGGCCTATTGTCACAGCTTCTGCGTCTGCACGGCAAAGGAGGCGATAAGCGGCAAGGCGCTCGACGGGGCGCGAGACGACGCCGAACGCGGGCGGCGACTACAGGAAATGGCGCGTCGGTGCATGGCCAGATAG